One region of Ornithorhynchus anatinus isolate Pmale09 chromosome X5, mOrnAna1.pri.v4, whole genome shotgun sequence genomic DNA includes:
- the TMEM252 gene encoding transmembrane protein 252, with product MQKRALTALRFLTLLTGFLIICLGAFFVSTGSLLRCRGSLFLPYFLLPLGFLILMSGIFWSTYHQATQSKNMFSDVFRQHLGPRATHIQTVDRSDFYLPSYEDSIDPEKQVCSAQEEHSNIPPPYTESCLELLEETDPYKDNPPPYEASEVPTAGAVAAPVIDRATAEVAAGGGEGASQECLRH from the exons ATGCAGAAACGAGCCCTCACAGCCCTTCGCTTCCTCACCCTCTTGACGGGCTTCCTGATTATCTGCCTGGGTGCATTCTTTGTCTCCACAGGCTCTCTACTGCGCTGTAGGGGCAGCCTCTTCCTCCCCTATTTCCTTTTGCCCTTAGGATTTCTCATCCTCATGAGCGGCATTTTCTGGAGCACATACCACCAGGCCACCCAAAGCAAGAACATGTTCAGCGACGTGTTCCGCCAACACCTGGGCCCCCGGGCAACGCACATTCAGACAGTGGACAG GTCAGATTTTTATCTTCCATCTTATGAAGACAGTATAGACCCTGAAAAGCAGGTCTGCTCAGCCCAGGAAGAGCACTCTAATATTCCTCCACCATACACTGAGAGCTGCCTGGAATTGCTGGAGGAAACTGACCCCTACAAGGACAACCCGCCACCCTATGAAGCGTCAGAAGTGCCAACAGCAGGAGCAGTGGCTGCGCCAGTCATAGACAGAGCAACAGCAGAagtggcagcaggaggaggagagggagcgagcCAAGAATGCCTCAGGCACTAA